In one Pseudomonadales bacterium genomic region, the following are encoded:
- a CDS encoding MFS transporter, translated as MSTISQQVDPRTVPTRTRLAFGVGATAETMSLYSLSVLGMLFYNQVQGLDVLLAGLVPTIALLVDAISDPLIGSISDRFRSRRWGRRHPFMLFAPLPIGLSFYFLFNPPEALTQGGLFGWFLVFSISLRTFMTFFHVPHLALGGELSKNYTERSKIMSYNNFFFWLGGAGVFKLNTIVFFAAAGTVGNGLLNGESYFAFSVFISIAIILVLFASGWFTRDRIPTLKQPPADQPDFSFQEFLSDMVGAFSNRNYLMLMIAFFLLSLTLGVRTAFSSYMNIFYWELHAADIGTLAFAGSFVGYAVGFLFSARLHFSFDKRAVIVATAVGLSVFPALPVVLRLMGMFPENGSEWLLWSIVAFGVLSSGCGSILNISVMSALADVADENELKLGRRQEGVLYAARTFFAKVDNSLGHGVAALSLWLISFPEKAVPGQVAEDTLLWLGLIDSPITIIPGLIAACFYAQYRINRSSNDDTQRQLEQRQAGTG; from the coding sequence ATGTCGACGATTTCACAGCAGGTGGACCCGCGCACCGTGCCGACGCGCACCCGACTGGCATTCGGTGTCGGGGCGACCGCCGAGACCATGTCGCTGTATTCCCTGTCTGTCCTCGGCATGCTCTTCTACAACCAGGTGCAGGGGCTGGATGTGCTGCTGGCCGGGCTGGTGCCAACCATAGCTCTGCTGGTTGATGCCATATCGGACCCACTGATCGGGTCGATCTCAGATCGATTCCGCAGCAGGCGCTGGGGCAGGCGCCATCCCTTCATGCTGTTTGCGCCACTGCCCATAGGTTTGAGTTTCTACTTTCTGTTCAACCCGCCGGAGGCGCTGACACAGGGCGGGCTGTTCGGCTGGTTCCTGGTTTTCTCCATCAGTCTGCGCACCTTCATGACCTTCTTCCATGTACCCCATCTGGCGCTCGGTGGCGAGCTGTCGAAGAACTACACCGAACGCTCGAAGATCATGAGTTACAACAATTTTTTCTTCTGGCTCGGCGGTGCCGGCGTTTTCAAACTCAACACCATCGTGTTCTTCGCTGCAGCTGGCACAGTGGGCAACGGTCTGCTCAACGGCGAATCCTATTTTGCTTTCTCCGTATTCATCAGTATCGCGATCATACTGGTGCTGTTCGCTTCGGGCTGGTTTACCCGGGATCGGATTCCCACGCTCAAGCAGCCGCCGGCAGACCAGCCGGACTTCTCTTTCCAGGAATTTCTGTCGGACATGGTCGGCGCCTTTTCGAACCGCAACTACCTGATGCTGATGATTGCCTTCTTCCTGCTGTCACTGACTCTGGGTGTGCGTACGGCTTTCAGCAGTTACATGAACATTTTCTACTGGGAGCTGCATGCGGCCGACATCGGCACACTGGCGTTTGCCGGTTCTTTCGTAGGCTATGCGGTTGGCTTCCTGTTCTCTGCGCGCCTGCATTTCTCTTTCGATAAGCGGGCGGTGATCGTGGCGACTGCGGTAGGTCTGTCTGTGTTTCCGGCGCTGCCGGTGGTACTGAGGCTGATGGGCATGTTTCCGGAAAACGGTTCGGAGTGGCTGTTGTGGTCCATCGTGGCGTTCGGTGTGCTCTCATCGGGTTGCGGCAGCATCCTCAACATCAGTGTGATGTCGGCTCTGGCGGATGTGGCGGATGAGAACGAGCTGAAACTCGGCCGTCGTCAGGAAGGTGTGCTGTACGCAGCACGGACCTTCTTTGCGAAGGTGGACAACTCCCTTGGCCACGGTGTGGCGGCACTGTCGCTGTGGCTGATTTCCTTTCCGGAAAAAGCAGTACCGGGTCAAGTCGCGGAAGATACGCTGCTCTGGCTGGGTCTTATCGACTCCCCGATCACCATCATCCCCGGGTTGATTGCCGCCTGCTTCTATGCCCAGTACCGGATCAATCGGAGTTCCAATGACGACACCCAGCGCCAGCTGGAACAGCGGCAGGCTGGTACGGGTTGA
- a CDS encoding TIGR04211 family SH3 domain-containing protein: MKKTDSISAADTPVTLTRMSVLCLAAVMVLAANTTVNAAATSTAEILYVTDELRLGLYDNEKAEGRQFKTLLSGARLEVLDRALMTVRVRTEEGDEGWVKLAYLVEEEPGRRRAATLEKAQEKLQTELASVKAALARATADSDAIESELRDLQERSARVPELEAENIRLREALARYADSVPWLWLFIAAGITFVLGCLAGYWWLDRRVRKQFGGVRVY, translated from the coding sequence ATGAAAAAGACAGATTCGATTTCCGCTGCGGATACGCCTGTAACACTAACCAGAATGTCGGTGCTGTGCCTGGCTGCTGTAATGGTTCTCGCCGCAAACACCACAGTAAACGCTGCGGCGACCAGCACCGCCGAAATTCTCTACGTGACAGACGAACTCCGCCTCGGCCTCTACGACAACGAGAAAGCCGAAGGCCGCCAGTTCAAGACCCTGTTGAGCGGCGCCAGACTCGAGGTGCTCGACCGCGCACTGATGACCGTCCGGGTTCGCACCGAAGAGGGTGACGAAGGCTGGGTGAAGCTGGCTTATCTGGTGGAAGAAGAGCCCGGGCGGCGCAGAGCGGCCACCCTGGAAAAGGCACAGGAAAAGCTCCAGACCGAGCTTGCCTCCGTGAAAGCAGCGCTGGCCCGGGCAACCGCGGACAGCGACGCGATCGAGTCTGAACTGCGCGATCTGCAGGAACGCAGCGCACGTGTGCCGGAGCTGGAAGCAGAAAACATCCGGCTGCGCGAAGCACTCGCCCGCTACGCCGACAGTGTGCCGTGGCTTTGGCTGTTCATCGCTGCCGGTATCACGTTTGTGCTCGGATGCCTGGCCGGTTACTGGTGGCTGGACAGGCGGGTACGCAAACAGTTCGGCGGCGTGCGCGTGTACTGA
- a CDS encoding peptidylprolyl isomerase, which yields MTWLKEPLLHFLGLGALIFAFYYWTADDSANHREITISLGAQENLIRTFERTWQRPPLPTEMASLVQDLVREEIAYRESQVMGLDANDIIIRRRLRQKLELLTEDLVSLGPPVRADLESYLQSHPEDYRQPALLDFEQIYFRSEPDEATARARATDALASLLAEPGRIDPAGLGDRSLLAGRYRDVRSSELSTLFGSGFDTAVLALPLNTWAGPVRSGYGYHLLRIARKTESRIPALDEVADEVERDWMSERRRQAVDGLYERLAANYQIRIEATLPQAPAAPGAPAL from the coding sequence ATGACCTGGCTGAAAGAACCGCTGCTGCACTTCCTCGGGCTGGGCGCCCTGATCTTCGCCTTCTACTACTGGACCGCTGACGACAGCGCGAATCACAGGGAGATCACCATCTCCCTCGGTGCCCAGGAGAACCTCATCCGCACCTTCGAGCGCACCTGGCAGCGCCCGCCGTTGCCGACAGAAATGGCAAGCCTCGTGCAGGATCTGGTCAGGGAGGAGATCGCTTACCGGGAGAGCCAGGTCATGGGCCTGGATGCAAACGACATCATCATCCGCCGACGTCTGCGCCAGAAACTGGAACTGCTCACAGAGGATCTCGTCTCTCTCGGTCCCCCTGTGCGGGCGGATCTGGAAAGCTATCTGCAATCCCATCCCGAAGACTACCGACAGCCCGCTCTGCTGGACTTCGAACAGATCTATTTCCGTTCGGAACCGGACGAGGCGACGGCCCGGGCCAGGGCGACGGATGCGCTGGCCAGTCTGCTCGCAGAGCCGGGGAGGATCGATCCGGCCGGTCTGGGAGACCGCTCACTGCTGGCGGGCAGATACCGGGATGTGCGGAGCAGTGAACTGAGCACCCTGTTCGGGTCCGGCTTCGACACCGCCGTGCTGGCGCTGCCACTGAACACCTGGGCAGGCCCGGTGCGATCCGGCTATGGCTACCACCTGCTGCGCATCGCCCGGAAAACCGAAAGCCGGATTCCTGCGCTTGATGAGGTCGCTGATGAAGTGGAGAGAGACTGGATGAGTGAACGTCGCCGTCAGGCGGTCGACGGTCTCTACGAACGCCTCGCCGCGAACTATCAGATCCGCATCGAAGCCACCCTTCCACAGGCGCCTGCAGCGCCAGGCGCCCCAGCGCTGTGA
- a CDS encoding HupE/UreJ family protein codes for MKQCSTVRGAVAAILLVCVGAAGAARAHEVRPAYLRIVDLAESNGPGFYEVLWRLPTGSEIPLTLHVVLPDHCQSNADPAAWQENGVRISRWTTYCPGGLAGHEILIGDLAASVTDVLARFERVNGTTQVNRLTPTSTRFLVMESERPGEVAQTYLLLGVEHILLGIDHLLFVFALLLIVAGGRRLVATVTAFTLAHSVTLAAATLGWVQVPQQPVEAVIALSILFVATEIVHWRRGRESLTRRRPWLVAFVFGLLHGFGFAGALAGIGLPEHAIPLALLFFNLGVEVGQLTFIAAVYLLWWPLRNRAFPEWAWQVPVYGIGTMAGFWTIERIAGFLPGV; via the coding sequence GTGAAACAGTGTTCGACTGTCCGGGGCGCAGTCGCTGCCATTCTGCTGGTGTGCGTCGGCGCGGCAGGTGCTGCCCGGGCACACGAAGTGCGGCCTGCCTATCTGCGGATTGTGGATCTGGCAGAAAGCAACGGCCCGGGTTTCTACGAAGTGCTGTGGCGCCTGCCGACCGGGAGCGAGATTCCTCTGACCCTGCATGTTGTCCTTCCCGATCACTGTCAGAGCAATGCGGACCCCGCAGCCTGGCAGGAAAACGGCGTCCGCATCAGCCGCTGGACCACCTACTGTCCGGGTGGACTGGCCGGTCACGAGATCCTGATCGGTGACCTGGCCGCTTCCGTGACCGATGTGCTCGCGCGCTTCGAACGCGTTAACGGCACCACACAGGTCAACCGGCTCACTCCCACCAGCACCCGTTTCCTTGTCATGGAGTCGGAACGTCCCGGAGAAGTGGCGCAGACCTATCTGCTGCTCGGGGTCGAACACATCCTGCTCGGCATCGATCACCTGCTTTTTGTGTTCGCCCTGCTGCTCATCGTGGCGGGTGGCCGACGCCTGGTGGCGACAGTGACCGCATTCACACTCGCCCACAGCGTGACGCTGGCGGCCGCGACCCTGGGCTGGGTGCAGGTTCCCCAGCAGCCTGTGGAGGCTGTGATCGCGCTGAGCATTCTTTTCGTGGCGACCGAAATCGTGCACTGGCGTCGCGGCCGGGAAAGTCTCACCCGACGCAGACCCTGGCTGGTCGCCTTCGTGTTCGGGCTGCTGCATGGTTTCGGTTTTGCCGGCGCGCTGGCCGGGATCGGACTGCCGGAGCATGCCATTCCCCTGGCGCTGCTGTTTTTTAATCTCGGGGTCGAAGTGGGTCAGCTGACGTTCATTGCCGCCGTTTATCTGCTGTGGTGGCCGCTGCGCAATCGAGCCTTTCCGGAGTGGGCGTGGCAGGTTCCGGTGTATGGTATCGGCACCATGGCCGGGTTCTGGACCATAGAGCGCATCGCGGGATTCCTCCCGGGGGTCTGA
- a CDS encoding GMC family oxidoreductase N-terminal domain-containing protein, giving the protein MSESLWDYIIVGAGTAGCVLANRLSTDPENRVLLLEAGGRDDYFWIRIPVGYLYTINNPRTDWCLQIEPDPGLNGRTIGYARGKVLGGCSSINAMIYMRGQRSDYDQWAALGNRGWGWDDVLPVFRRSESYQHGADEFHGADGELRVEERRVNWEILDAWRAAAAECGIPPIEEFNRGDNFGCAYFQMNQRRGVRCSAVDAFLKPALSRSNLEVRTGVHVEGLLFDPQSPRPRAAGVCARMPDGTRHNLKARREVILAAGAIGSPALLQLSGIGPSDLLREKGIAVRVDLPGVGENLQDHLQVRTIYKVRNTVTLNRRANSLFGKAAMALQYALFRTGPLTMPPSQLGAFARSDPSQPGPNIEWHVQPLSLDRFGEPLHTFDAITPSVCNLRPTSRGSVRIRSPDSRDSPAITTNYLATEADRAIAIAGLRFTRRIMSAQALARFQPEEWKPGPELTSDEQLRQAAGDLGTTIFHPVGTCRMGSDADAVVSDTLNVHGVGGLRVCDASIMPLITSGNTNAPTVMIAEKAAEFILKGQ; this is encoded by the coding sequence ATGAGCGAGAGCCTGTGGGACTACATCATTGTCGGTGCCGGCACGGCGGGATGTGTACTCGCCAACCGGCTCTCCACCGATCCGGAAAACCGGGTGCTGCTGCTTGAAGCAGGCGGCAGGGACGACTATTTCTGGATCCGCATCCCGGTCGGCTACCTCTACACCATCAACAATCCCCGCACGGACTGGTGCTTGCAGATCGAGCCGGACCCCGGCCTGAACGGACGCACGATCGGCTACGCCCGCGGCAAAGTACTGGGCGGCTGTTCGTCCATCAACGCGATGATCTACATGCGCGGACAGCGCAGCGACTACGATCAGTGGGCAGCGCTGGGCAATCGCGGCTGGGGGTGGGACGACGTACTGCCCGTGTTCCGCCGCTCTGAGAGCTACCAGCACGGAGCGGACGAATTCCACGGCGCCGACGGTGAACTGCGGGTGGAGGAACGCCGGGTGAACTGGGAAATCCTCGACGCCTGGCGCGCCGCGGCAGCGGAGTGCGGCATACCGCCCATCGAGGAATTTAATCGCGGCGACAACTTCGGCTGTGCCTATTTCCAGATGAATCAGCGCCGGGGCGTGCGCTGCAGTGCGGTGGACGCTTTCCTGAAGCCCGCGCTGTCGCGATCCAATCTCGAAGTGCGTACCGGTGTACATGTCGAAGGCCTGCTCTTCGACCCCCAGTCGCCGCGCCCGCGCGCAGCCGGTGTGTGTGCGAGGATGCCTGACGGCACCCGGCACAATCTCAAAGCACGCCGCGAAGTAATCCTCGCAGCCGGCGCCATCGGATCACCCGCGCTGCTGCAGCTTTCCGGCATCGGTCCTTCGGACCTGCTGCGGGAGAAGGGTATCGCTGTGCGGGTCGATCTGCCCGGGGTGGGCGAGAACCTGCAGGATCATCTGCAGGTGCGCACGATTTACAAAGTCCGCAACACGGTCACCCTCAACCGCCGTGCGAACAGCCTGTTCGGTAAAGCGGCCATGGCTCTGCAATACGCACTGTTTCGCACAGGGCCCCTGACCATGCCGCCCTCCCAGCTTGGTGCCTTCGCACGCAGCGACCCCTCCCAGCCCGGCCCAAACATCGAATGGCACGTGCAGCCCCTGTCTCTCGATCGATTCGGGGAGCCTCTGCACACCTTCGATGCCATCACCCCTTCTGTCTGCAATCTGCGTCCGACCAGCCGCGGATCCGTGCGCATACGCAGCCCGGATTCCCGGGACAGCCCTGCGATCACGACCAACTATCTCGCTACCGAGGCAGATAGAGCCATCGCCATCGCCGGACTGCGGTTCACCCGCAGAATCATGTCTGCGCAGGCGCTTGCACGATTTCAGCCGGAAGAGTGGAAGCCCGGGCCGGAACTGACGAGCGACGAACAGCTCAGACAGGCCGCTGGCGATCTCGGCACCACGATTTTCCATCCGGTCGGCACCTGCAGAATGGGCAGCGATGCGGACGCAGTAGTCAGCGACACACTCAACGTGCACGGTGTCGGGGGCCTGCGGGTCTGTGACGCATCGATCATGCCCCTCATCACCTCGGGCAACACCAACGCACCCACGGTGATGATCGCGGAGAAGGCGGCGGAGTTCATTCTCAAAGGGCAGTGA
- a CDS encoding MFS transporter, whose amino-acid sequence MSDRNKTRVGGWYSHYVLFVLVIVYVFNFIDRNILSILTQDIQADLGVTDAQMGFLYGTVFAVFYAVFGIPLARFADVWVRRSLISIGLLFWSLMTALSGFARSFPVLALFRIGVGIGEASASPAAYSMLADYYPTRVRATVIAIYSSGVYIGGGIGLFLGGLILNTWGDAYPIAEQAPFGLKGWHVAFMAVGVPGILMAAWVRTLREPRRGVSEGIVSEEHKAPWSVLATEMMSMLPLFNLPGLRRSGASLPRNALAAAIIAGVSGLLMYLTGSIAQWIALGAGAYIVFSWGQSLAGRDPVAFGMIFKSRAMRYTMIAFPTISFVTYGVGFWTAPLLLRVHDTSPAEVGLYIGLGSALGGLLGVTLGGAFSDWCKRRHPAGRLIIGYVAVLGTAPLVLWMIYTESLMTAFVLNFTHHLFSASWPGVPPSTAADLVLPRMRAVAGAYYILVNTFIGLALGPYAMGMLSDGFGATGMDPASALRAAIATAMLIFALTLVFLTLAWRHLPKDEASRLSRARALGETVTETGV is encoded by the coding sequence GTGAGCGACAGGAATAAAACCCGGGTGGGTGGCTGGTACTCGCACTACGTACTGTTCGTGCTGGTGATCGTCTACGTCTTCAATTTCATTGATCGCAACATCCTGTCTATCCTGACCCAGGACATTCAGGCCGATCTCGGCGTCACCGACGCACAGATGGGATTCCTCTACGGCACCGTCTTCGCCGTGTTCTACGCCGTGTTCGGTATTCCACTGGCGCGCTTCGCGGACGTCTGGGTACGACGCAGTCTCATCAGCATCGGTCTGCTGTTCTGGAGCCTGATGACCGCGCTTTCCGGCTTCGCCCGCTCCTTTCCCGTGCTGGCGCTGTTCCGGATCGGGGTGGGGATCGGCGAAGCCAGTGCCTCGCCCGCTGCCTACTCCATGCTTGCCGACTACTACCCGACCCGGGTGCGGGCCACGGTCATCGCCATCTATTCCAGCGGCGTATACATCGGCGGTGGTATCGGGCTGTTTCTCGGCGGACTCATTCTCAACACCTGGGGCGACGCCTATCCGATCGCTGAGCAGGCGCCATTCGGGCTGAAAGGGTGGCACGTCGCCTTCATGGCTGTGGGTGTACCCGGGATTCTCATGGCGGCCTGGGTGCGTACCCTGCGGGAACCGCGCCGCGGCGTGAGTGAGGGCATCGTCAGCGAGGAGCACAAGGCGCCCTGGTCGGTGCTCGCCACCGAAATGATGTCCATGCTGCCGCTGTTCAATCTGCCCGGGTTACGACGCAGTGGCGCCTCACTGCCGCGCAACGCTCTGGCGGCTGCCATCATTGCCGGCGTATCCGGCCTGCTGATGTATCTCACCGGCAGCATCGCCCAGTGGATCGCGCTCGGCGCCGGTGCCTACATCGTCTTCTCCTGGGGCCAGTCCCTCGCCGGAAGGGACCCGGTTGCTTTCGGCATGATCTTCAAATCCAGGGCCATGCGTTACACCATGATCGCTTTTCCGACGATCTCCTTCGTAACCTACGGTGTTGGTTTCTGGACCGCACCATTGCTGCTGCGCGTGCACGACACCAGTCCGGCCGAAGTCGGTCTCTACATCGGCCTCGGCAGCGCGCTGGGTGGTCTGCTCGGCGTTACCCTGGGCGGCGCATTCAGCGACTGGTGCAAGCGGCGGCATCCAGCGGGCCGTCTGATCATCGGTTATGTCGCCGTGCTGGGTACCGCACCGCTTGTGCTCTGGATGATCTACACCGAAAGTCTCATGACCGCCTTCGTACTCAATTTCACCCACCATCTGTTCAGCGCCTCCTGGCCCGGCGTACCACCCAGCACCGCCGCCGATCTGGTACTGCCGCGCATGCGGGCGGTTGCGGGCGCCTACTACATTCTGGTCAACACTTTCATCGGACTGGCCCTGGGACCCTATGCGATGGGCATGCTGTCGGATGGCTTCGGAGCCACCGGCATGGATCCCGCCAGCGCCCTGCGCGCAGCAATTGCCACCGCAATGCTGATCTTCGCATTGACGCTTGTGTTTCTGACACTCGCCTGGCGCCACCTGCCGAAAGACGAAGCCTCGCGTCTCAGCCGGGCGCGTGCGCTCGGCGAGACGGTGACTGAAACCGGCGTCTGA
- a CDS encoding carotenoid oxygenase family protein translates to MAKPFPRHPNLIEGFAPLQMECDAPDLVVEGEVPRELNGAFFRNGANPQFAPRGDYHWFGGDGMIHGFYFDDGRIAYRNRWVRTVKWKKEREAGRSLFSAFNPMDSDPSVMGMETDGLANTNIVWHAGKLLALEEAHAPFELDPGTLDSIGPWTFGDKLKGPMTAHPKIDPETGEMLFFGYNAAGLISEDMSFHVVDKAGRLVRSETFKAPYAAMVHDFMVTRDHVIFPIMPLTGSMERAMSGAPVYAWEPEKGVHIGIMPRSGSVSELRWFRGDPAYVFHPMNAHSDGDIVTCDVCEFEQAPLFPLVDGTRGDPNRAVPRLTRWTFDLGRNSDDYRWERLNDLACEFPRLDERRTGLDYRYGYFACDTEPEFKVGGFNGIGRVDHRTGRFDIYDVGPGCATNEPIFVPKSDGAREGEGFLLANIYDGNRKASHLVVLDAENPTAGPLATAYLDHRVPFGFHGNWCPSA, encoded by the coding sequence ATGGCCAAGCCCTTCCCCCGTCACCCGAATCTGATCGAAGGCTTCGCCCCGCTGCAGATGGAGTGCGATGCGCCCGATCTGGTGGTGGAAGGGGAGGTGCCCCGGGAACTGAACGGGGCCTTCTTCCGCAACGGCGCCAACCCGCAGTTCGCGCCCCGGGGTGATTATCACTGGTTCGGCGGTGACGGCATGATTCATGGCTTTTATTTCGATGACGGCAGGATCGCCTACCGGAATCGCTGGGTGCGCACAGTGAAATGGAAGAAAGAGCGGGAGGCAGGTCGAAGCCTGTTCAGCGCTTTCAACCCCATGGACTCGGATCCGAGTGTGATGGGCATGGAAACCGATGGGCTGGCAAACACCAACATCGTCTGGCATGCCGGGAAGCTGCTCGCCCTGGAGGAGGCCCACGCACCCTTTGAACTGGATCCCGGGACCCTGGACTCCATCGGACCCTGGACTTTCGGTGACAAACTCAAAGGCCCCATGACGGCGCATCCGAAGATCGATCCTGAGACCGGCGAAATGCTGTTTTTCGGCTACAACGCCGCGGGCCTGATTTCCGAAGACATGTCCTTCCACGTGGTGGACAAGGCAGGCCGGCTGGTGCGTTCGGAGACCTTCAAAGCCCCATACGCAGCTATGGTGCACGATTTCATGGTCACACGGGACCACGTCATATTTCCGATCATGCCGCTGACCGGCTCCATGGAACGGGCGATGAGCGGGGCTCCGGTATATGCCTGGGAGCCGGAGAAAGGGGTACACATCGGCATCATGCCGCGCAGTGGTTCGGTCTCGGAACTGCGCTGGTTCAGGGGAGATCCGGCGTATGTCTTCCACCCGATGAACGCACATTCGGATGGCGACATTGTCACCTGCGATGTCTGCGAGTTCGAACAGGCGCCGCTGTTCCCCCTGGTGGATGGCACCCGCGGAGATCCGAACAGGGCGGTACCGCGTCTCACACGCTGGACGTTCGATCTCGGTCGCAACAGTGACGACTACAGGTGGGAGCGCCTGAACGATCTGGCCTGTGAATTTCCGCGTCTGGATGAGCGCCGCACCGGCCTGGACTACCGCTACGGCTATTTTGCCTGTGATACCGAACCGGAATTCAAGGTGGGAGGATTCAACGGCATCGGCCGGGTCGATCATCGGACCGGCAGATTTGATATCTATGACGTCGGTCCGGGTTGCGCGACCAATGAGCCGATATTCGTGCCGAAGTCAGATGGGGCCCGGGAGGGGGAAGGTTTTCTGCTGGCCAATATCTACGATGGCAATCGCAAGGCGAGCCATCTGGTGGTGCTGGATGCGGAAAATCCCACCGCAGGTCCGCTGGCAACCGCCTATCTCGACCATCGGGTGCCGTTCGGCTTCCACGGAAACTGGTGTCCGTCTGCCTGA
- a CDS encoding succinylglutamate desuccinylase/aspartoacylase family protein yields the protein MSRAAPFTIGTETIAAGERALVHLPIASLYSHDAPLTLPVYVIHGRRPGPVMFVSAAIHGDEINGVDIVRRLLRQRTMRNLAGTLLAIPVVNGFGMLQQSRYLPDRRDLNRSFPGSATGSLAARLANIFVTEIVARCQYGVDLHTGSSHRINLPQVRANLDDEETLRLANAFGVPVIIHSTTRDGSLREIAMEQGIKMLLFEAGEALRFSELAVRVGLRGILQLMRHVAMLPASRSRRKLVDPFIARSSSWVRAPRSGVLDMRVHLGAKVGVGDVLARVYDPFNLFEDEGADVVGEKEGIIVGMTQNPLVHEGDAIVHVARFKAAENVAEEVGAAYQEVLEAPRLI from the coding sequence ATGTCGCGAGCAGCGCCTTTCACCATTGGTACAGAGACCATCGCAGCGGGCGAACGTGCCCTGGTGCATCTGCCGATTGCCAGCCTGTACTCCCACGATGCGCCTCTGACGCTGCCCGTGTATGTGATTCACGGACGGCGTCCCGGGCCGGTCATGTTCGTATCTGCCGCCATCCATGGTGACGAAATCAACGGAGTCGACATCGTGCGGCGCCTGCTGCGGCAGCGCACGATGCGCAATCTGGCCGGCACCCTGCTGGCGATTCCGGTAGTGAATGGCTTCGGCATGCTGCAGCAGTCCCGCTATCTGCCGGACCGGCGGGATCTCAACCGTTCATTTCCCGGCTCGGCAACCGGTTCCCTCGCTGCCCGGCTTGCCAACATATTCGTGACCGAAATCGTCGCGCGCTGCCAGTATGGTGTGGACCTTCACACCGGATCCTCCCACCGCATCAACCTGCCCCAGGTGCGTGCGAACCTGGATGACGAAGAGACCCTGCGGCTGGCTAACGCCTTCGGTGTGCCGGTGATCATCCACTCCACCACCCGGGACGGCTCTCTGCGCGAAATCGCCATGGAGCAGGGTATCAAGATGCTGCTGTTCGAAGCGGGAGAGGCTCTGCGCTTCTCTGAGCTGGCTGTGCGGGTGGGTCTGCGAGGTATTCTGCAGCTGATGCGTCACGTCGCAATGCTTCCGGCGAGCAGGAGCCGCCGTAAGCTGGTGGATCCCTTTATCGCCCGCTCCAGCAGCTGGGTGCGCGCACCGCGCTCGGGTGTGCTGGACATGCGTGTGCACCTCGGCGCCAAGGTTGGAGTGGGAGATGTCCTGGCGCGCGTCTACGACCCCTTCAATCTGTTCGAAGATGAAGGCGCGGATGTGGTGGGCGAAAAGGAGGGCATCATCGTCGGCATGACCCAGAATCCCCTCGTCCACGAAGGTGACGCGATCGTGCATGTCGCACGTTTCAAAGCGGCCGAAAACGTGGCAGAGGAAGTGGGCGCTGCCTATCAGGAAGTGCTGGAAGCCCCGCGACTGATCTGA
- the rimK gene encoding 30S ribosomal protein S6--L-glutamate ligase yields the protein MKIAILSRSKKIYSTKRLVEAAEARGHDVRVIDHTHCFMDITSEAPTVHYRDEEFDSQSFDAAIPRIGSSVTFYGAAVVRQFEMMGVYCVNESVAITRSRDKLRSLQLLSRKGVGIPVTAFANRPDDVKRLIKEVGGAPLVIKLLEGTQGIGVVLAETEQAAESVIQGFMGLRANILVQEFIKESGGSDIRCFVVGDKVIAAMRRSAPEGEFRSNLHRGGSAELVRLKPAERQTAVNAAKIMGLNVCGVDLLRSKRGPLVMEVNSSPGIQGIEAATGQNVADMIIEFIEKSAKPNRTRTRGKG from the coding sequence ATGAAGATTGCCATTCTCTCCCGCAGTAAGAAGATCTACTCGACCAAACGCCTCGTGGAAGCGGCGGAAGCGCGCGGTCACGACGTGCGGGTGATCGACCACACCCACTGTTTCATGGATATCACTTCGGAAGCGCCGACCGTGCATTACAGGGACGAAGAATTTGACTCCCAGTCATTCGACGCGGCGATTCCACGAATCGGTTCTTCCGTGACCTTCTATGGTGCTGCCGTGGTGCGCCAGTTCGAGATGATGGGTGTTTACTGTGTCAACGAGTCCGTTGCGATCACCCGCTCCCGAGACAAGCTGCGCTCCCTGCAGCTCCTGTCCAGAAAGGGTGTGGGCATTCCGGTCACGGCGTTTGCAAACCGGCCCGACGACGTCAAGCGTCTGATCAAGGAAGTAGGCGGCGCACCCCTGGTGATCAAACTGCTCGAAGGTACCCAGGGTATCGGGGTCGTGCTGGCGGAGACGGAGCAGGCGGCAGAAAGTGTGATTCAGGGATTCATGGGATTGCGTGCCAACATTCTCGTCCAGGAATTCATCAAGGAATCCGGGGGTTCGGACATCCGCTGTTTTGTGGTGGGAGACAAGGTCATCGCCGCGATGCGTCGTTCGGCTCCCGAAGGTGAATTCCGTTCGAATCTGCATCGTGGTGGCTCCGCGGAGCTGGTGCGATTGAAGCCGGCGGAAAGACAGACTGCGGTGAACGCGGCCAAAATCATGGGTCTGAACGTCTGTGGTGTGGACCTGCTGCGTTCGAAGCGGGGGCCGCTGGTGATGGAGGTGAACTCCTCTCCAGGCATCCAGGGTATCGAAGCAGCCACCGGGCAGAATGTGGCGGATATGATCATCGAATTCATCGAGAAGAGCGCCAAGCCCAACCGTACTCGAACCCGGGGTAAGGGCTGA